The following proteins are co-located in the Nerophis lumbriciformis linkage group LG22, RoL_Nlum_v2.1, whole genome shotgun sequence genome:
- the slc25a19 gene encoding mitochondrial thiamine pyrophosphate carrier, which yields MVGYDPGAQGAPLAAEEAALAGSAAGMVTRAIINPLDVIKIRFQLQIESLSTARPTGKYSGLFQASRCIHTEEGLSAFWKGHVPAQLLSICYGAVQFASFECLTRVVHDMTPFDSQTSGVHFMCGGLAACSATVVCQPLDTLRTRFAAQGEPKVYKKLTHAVRTMWRTEGVLTFYRGLSPTLIAVFPYAGLQFFFYNVFKRLLTPPPFAGKSGENIRSLICGSGAGVISKTITYPFDLFKKRLQVGGFEEARVHFGQVRRYRGLADCVVRIAKEEGVRGFSKGLSPSLVKSALSTGLTFFWYEFFLNALRDLKESRGVKDKR from the exons ATGGTGGGCTATGACCCCGGGGCACAGGGGGCGCCCCTCGCTGCAGAGGAAGCAGCCCTGGCTGGCTCAGCCGCTGGGATGGTCACCCGGGCCATCATCAACCCCCTCGACGTCATCAAAATACGATTTCAG CTGCAGATCGAGAGTCTGTCCACTGCCAGGCCAACAGGAAAGTACAGCGGATTATTTCAGGCCTCACGTTGCATTCACACAGAGGAGGGCCTCTCGGCTTTCTGGAAGGGCCACGTCCCCGCACAGCTTCTTTCGATTTGCTACGGAGCAGTCCAG TTTGCCAGCTTTGAGTGTCTGACCAGGGTGGTCCACGACATGACGCCCTTTGACAGCCAGACGTCAGGAGTGCACTTCATGTGCGGAGGCTTGGCCGCCTGCTCGGCTACCGTGGTGTGTCAGCCTCTGGACACGCTGCGCACGCGCTTTGCAGCTCAGGGCGAACCCAAG GTGTACAAGAAGCTGACCCACGCCGTGCGGACAATGTGGCGCACAGAAGGAGTGCTGACGTTCTACCGCGGCCTCTCTCCCACGCTCATCGCTGTCTTTCCTTACGCTGGCCTGCAGTTCTTCTTCTACAACGTCTTTAAAAGGCTTCTGACTCCGCCCCCCTTTGCTGGGAAATCAGGAG AAAACATCAGGAGTCTGATCTGTGGGAGTGGAGCAGGAGTCATTAGCAAAACAATCACGTATCCTTTTGACCTCTTTAAGAAAAGACTCCAGGTTGGAGGTTTTGAGGAGGCCAGAGTACACTTTGGACAG GTGCGGCGTTACCGGGGCCTGGCGGACTGCGTGGTCCGCATTGCCAAAGAAGAGGGCGTTCGAGGCTTCTCTAAAGGCCTCTCTCCCAGCCTGGTGAAGTCGGCGCTTTCAACGGGTTTGACTTTTTTTTGGTACGAGTTTTTCCTCAACGCACTGCGTGACCTCAAGGAGAGCCGAGGAGTGAAGGACAAAAGATGA